One window from the genome of Podospora pseudocomata strain CBS 415.72m chromosome 6, whole genome shotgun sequence encodes:
- a CDS encoding hypothetical protein (COG:U; EggNog:ENOG503NV7N; BUSCO:EOG092648U2), with protein sequence MPTPSSSAPEPQSPRSFSFSSCPDPEELLSNMPSTSHSQLPPALSPQSPESPQSPSSWHPRPPVAYETDVNMTNEPIAAQSPRSATMSPQPLSERPLPEPEFEVEGTVPVPDQPDESQKQPDQDEEMVSPENDASGGGNTGEGAVARPPNTTMGESSSRRRSRCEKQSPVVGELYEVDIWGPVGNGPRWVEDRGLVGLGHEFSLMRSIPTTPSSFLRPGSKFEGSQESERQRYDVEVEIKYVDMRESFLCGYLKIQGLTDDHPTLTTYFEGEIIGPKYGFITQHPTWGATDKIDLSHWGKFAPFRPYAKQARKGGQILVKDMAQRENIFMRWKEHFLVPDHRVRTINGASFEGFYYICFNQVKGEVSGIYFHSKSEKFQRLELRHVPNKGCYGAVEFR encoded by the exons ATGCCCACGCCCTCGTCGAGCGCGCCCGAACCCCAGTCGCCTCgttctttctccttctcatcatGTCCTGATCCTGAGGAGCTGCTGTCTAACATGCCGTCCACATCCCACTCCCAACTGCCCCCAGCTCTGTCTCCGCAGTCGCCCGAGTCACCACAATCGCCCTCGAGCTGGCATCCCCGCCCCCCGGTTGCCTACGAAACAGATGTCAACATGACGAACGAACCTATTGCGGCGCAGTCTCCGCGATCAGCCACCATGTCACCGCAGCCTCTGTCGGAGAGACCCCTTCCGGAACCAGAGTTCGAAGTCGAAGGGACGGTGCCCGTGCCAGATCAGCCAGATGAATCACAGAAGCAACCTGaccaggatgaggagatggttAGCCCTGAGAATGAtgccagtggtggtggcaatACTGGCGAAGGAGCGGTCGCAAGACCACCAAACACAACAATGGGGGAATCATCGAGtaggaggaggtcaagatgtGAAAAACAATCTCCGGTTGTCGGGGAGCTTTACGAGGTGGATATCTGGGGGCCAGTAGGGAACGGCCCTCGATGGGTTGAGGACAGAGGGCTAGTGGGACTGGGGCACGAGTTCTCTCTCATGAGGTCCATACCAACCACGCCTTCGTCCTTCTTGCGGCCGGGAAGCAAGTTTGAGGGGTCTCAGGAATCGGAGCGACAACGGTACGATGTAGAGGTGGAAATCAAATACGTCGACATGCGCGAGTCGTTTTTGTGTGGTTATCTGAAGATTCAGG GTTTGACCGATGACCACCCAACACTTACGACCTATTTTGAAGGCGAGATTATCGGCCCCAAGTACGGCTTCATCACACAACACCCAACATGGGGCGCAACAGACAAGATTGATCTCTCCCATTGGGGAAAGTTTGCGCCTTTCCGTCCCTATGCTAAGCAAGCGCGTAAGGGCGGTCAGATCCTGGTCAAGGACATGGCCCAGCGGGAGAACATCTTCATGCGGTGGAAAGAGCACTTTCTTGTGCCCGACCACCGGGTGAGGACGATCAACGGGGCCAGTTTTGAGGGGTTCTATTACATTTGCTTTAATcaggtgaagggggaggtgagcgGGATCTACTTTCACAGCAAGAGTGAAAA GTTTCAACGGCTAGAGCTGAGACATGTACCCAACAAGGGGTGTTATGGCGCCGTGGAGTTCAGATGA
- a CDS encoding hypothetical protein (COG:S; EggNog:ENOG503Q6XX) translates to MLSFQQPAFYQSSKCFVTHGVMGHVDPKQPPSKGKPWTAFAAQDFVYTADLILPQEVFEVVQEELVKHDAAPQYKRIVMSLHDILSGDFYSSYIKQGNILMLSEGRRGIDNVFALKSGHLTMFLDKEAYERAGLVGKPHGVKGNRGIKPRWIVEIDLNSSSMVKGKKGYDRLIYASKNAFSGAMTWLFYNMTSTVPDPDPLATLSPTSCTSNPSITQDIDALVPILIPSTGTSEQIARDELEDFSSELYEWLALVRLQSPRILQGDSIDPYLSLYRIPNGSNPAKICKLSWRGFFSPSWTRQTLIGLFTVLPSKTWFSFSTTTFSKGLAGDNTECTFLRPPNRPGEYLMWEVRSHE, encoded by the exons ATGCTTTCTTTTCAGCAGCCAGCCTTCTACCAATCCTCAAAATGTTTCGTCACACACGGAGTCATGGGCCATGTAGACCCTAAACAGCCCCCATCTAAAGGCAAGCCGTGGACTGCCTTTGCAGCTCAGGATTTTGTCTACACA GCCGATCTCATCTTGCCCCAGGAAGTTTTTGAGGTAGTCCAAGAAGAATTAGTGAAGCATGACGCTGCTCCCCAGTACAAGCGGATTGTCATGTCGCTGCACGATATTCTATCTGGGGATTTTTACAGCAGTTACATCAAGCAAGGAAATATTTTGATGCTCTctgagggaagaagagggattGACAATGTTTTTGCTTTGAAGAGTG GGCACTTGACAATGTTCCTCGACAAGGAGGCATATGAGCGAGCCGGCTTGGTGGGGAAGCCGCATGGCGTGAAAGGAAATCGTGGGATTAAGCCTCGTTGGA TTGTCGAGATCGACCTCAACAGCTCATCCATGGtcaagggaaagaagggcTACGACAGACTGATCTATGCTAGCAAAAATGCCTTCAGTGGGGCTATGACTTGGCTTTTCTACAATATGACTTCCACAG TGCCTGACCCAGACCCATTggccaccctctccccaaccagcTGCACGTCtaacccatccatcacacAAGACATCGATGCTCTCGTACCGATCCTTATTCCATCAACAGGCACATCTGAGCAAATCGCCAGAGATGAGCTCGAGGACTTCTCATCCGAACTGTATGAATGGCTTGCTCTGGTCAGACTACAGAGTCCTCGCATCCTACAAGGTGACAGCATCGACCCGTACCTGTCATTATACCGCATCCCAAATGGGAGTAATCCAGCCAAAATCTGCAAGCTCAGTTGGCGAGGATTTTTCTCCCCATCATGGACCCGTCAGACCTTGATCGGCCTCTTCAcagtcctcccctccaagaCGTGGTTCTCTTTCAGTACAACCACCTTTTCAAAAGGCCTTGCCGGTGACAACACTGAGTGTACCTTTCTCCGACCGCCAAATCGGCCGGGGGAGTATCTCATGTGGGAAGTCAGGAGTCATGAGTGA
- a CDS encoding hypothetical protein (EggNog:ENOG503NW55; COG:L; BUSCO:EOG09262GNE): protein MEYLIRFSQSHETFRLPELQALAVLEGIDMEVVSYSLDSPFCIIRLPLSSPPITTTTLARRLIRRSILAMSIHELWGHGPDLASVHAAVKSTTSPLWPSYLSCSFKFTLDSYQGSRTSDQKVSIINSFSYLGFMGPIKMRHPDQEFTLHELWPFNSTPLGIPEPNHLYFTRYLGSSLRDLPKKLDLKKRRYISTTSMDAELALITANIALAGPGKLFYDPFCGTGSFPIAVAEFGAVALGSDIDGRSIRGDGGEKTLRGNFEQYGLLGRLGGTFTADLTNSPIRKQELGSDGDGVRGRVFDGIVCDPPYGVREGLMVLGVRDPEKTPWVERKGREMYKQADFIPPRKPYGFLAMLDDILQFAAQTLVDNGRVAFWMPTANDEEQEMPVPSHPYLETLSVSTQVFNKWSRRLICYRRIPDKDVDSAAVKAREERKLVGKTADELNPFRKAYFEGFQTSPATTGTSTPAAPATETPPQIK from the exons ATGGAATATCTCATCCGTTTCTCCCAGTCTCACGAGACCTTCCGTCTCCCTGAGCTGCAAGCCCTAGCCGTTCTCGAAGGGATCGACATGGAAGTCGTATCCTACAGCCTAGAC TCCCCCTTCTGCATAATccgccttcccctttcctcccctcccatcaccacaaccaccctcgcccgccGTCTAATCCGCCGCTCCATCCTCGCAATGTCCATCCACGAGCTCTGGGGCCACGGCCCCGACCTCGCCTCGGTCCACGCCGCCGTgaaatccaccacctcccccctctggCCCTCCTatctctcctgctccttcaaATTCACCCTCGACTCCTACCAAGGCTCCCGCACCTCGGATCAAAAAGTCTCCATTatcaactccttctcctaCCTCGGCTTCATGGGCCCAATCAAAATGCGCCACCCCGACCAAGAATTCACCCTCCACGAACTCTGGCCCTTCAACTCCACCCCTTTGGGAATACCAGAGCCTAACCACTTGTACTTCACCCGCTACCTCGGCTCCTCCCTCCGTGACCTACCAAAGAAACTGGATTTGAAAAAGAGGAGGTATATCTCCACCACAAGCATGGACGCCGAATTAGCCCTCATCACAGCCAATATTGCGCTTGCCGGGCCGGGGAAGTTATTTTATGATCCGTTTTGTGGGACGGGGTCGTTTCCTATCGCGGTTGCCGAGTTTGGGGCGGTGGCGTTGGGGAGTGATATTGATGGGAGGAGTATcaggggtgatgggggggaaaAGACGCTAAGGGGGAATTTTGAGCAGTATGGgcttttggggaggttgggggggacgTTCACGGCTGATTTGACGAATAGTCCGATTAGGAAACAAGAACTAgggagtgatggggatggggtgaggggaagggtgtttgatgggatTGTGTGTGATCCGCCTTatggggtgagggagggcctgatggtgttgggggtgagggatcCGGAGAAGACGCcttgggtggagaggaaggggagggagatgtaCAA ACAAGCGGATTTCATCCCGCCGAGGAAACCATATGGGTTTTTGGCGATGCTGGATGACATCCTCCAATTTGCGGCTCAAACGCTTGTCGACAATGGCAGAGTGGCATTCTGGATGCCGACTGCGAACGACGAAGAACAGGAGATGCCTGTGCCGAGTCATCCTTACCTGGAAACACTCTCAGTTTCTACCCAAGTGTTCAACAAAT GGTCCCGCCGTCTAATCTGCTACCGCCGCATCCCCGACAAAGACGTCGACTCAGCAGCCGTCAAAGCCCGCGAGGAGCGCAAACTAGTCGGCAAAACAGCCGACGAGCTCAACCCCTTCCGAAAAGCCTACTTTGAAGGGTTCCAAACATCCCCCGCAACAACTGGAACATCAACACCTGCTGCACCAGCAACAGAGACACCACCCCAAATTAAATGA
- the MNH1 gene encoding Protein mago nashi (EggNog:ENOG503P00Z; COG:A) — MSSTNEPFYIRYYSGHQGRFGHEFLEFDFRVVGDGRSATARYANNSNYRNDSLIRKEMFVSSLVVDEIKRIVKSSEIMKEDDGKWPTKNKDGRQELEIRLGNDHISFETAKIGSINDVTDSADPEGLRVFYYLVQDLKALVFSLIALHFKIKPI; from the exons atgTCTTCCACAAACGAGCCATTCTATATTCGCTACTA CtctggccatcaaggtcgtTTCGGGCACGAATTCTTGG AATTCGATTTCCGCGTGGTCGGAGATGGTCGCAGTGCCACAGCCCGCTATGCAAACAACTCGAACTACAGGAATGATAGCCTCATTCGCAAAGAAA TGTTTGTGAGCTCACTAGTTGTCGATGAGATCAAGCGCATTGTCAAGTCGAGCGAAATTATGAA GGAAGATGACGGAAAGTGGCCtaccaagaacaaggacggAAGGCAAGAGCTGGAGATTCGGCTTGGAAACGATCACATTTCCTTCGAG ACCGCCAAAATTGGCTCGATCAACGACGTAACGGATTCTGCCGACCCAGAAGGCTTGCGAGTATTTTACTACCTCGTGCAAGATCTCAAGGCCCTCGTCTTCAGTCTCATCGCCCTTCACTTCAAGATTAAACCAATCTGA
- the SEC26 gene encoding coatomer subunit beta (COG:U; BUSCO:EOG09260GKG; EggNog:ENOG503NU7Q) — protein MSFLENAYTLVKDNSIDGTPTLQELKTQLEKGTDESKLDTMRRILTIMLNGDPMPQLLMHIIRFVMPSKSKPLKKLLYFYYEICPKLDAQGKLKQEYILVCNGIRNDLQHPNEYIRGNTLRFLCKLREPELLEPLLSSARSCLEHRHAYVRKNAVFAVASIFQHSPSLIPDAADLIATFLEGESDPTCKRNGFAALASIDHGKALAYLSSVFDGIPNAEELLQLVELEFIRKDAIQNSQNKTKYLHLIFDLLESNTSTVVYEAASSLTALTNNPVAVKAAASKFIELAIKEADNNVKLIVLDRVDQLRQRNEGILDDLIMEILRVLSSPDIDVRKKALEIALEMVSSKNVEEVVLLLKKELSKTVDQEYEKNSEYRQLLIHSIHQCAVKFSEVAASVVELLMEFIADFNNASAVDVINFVKEVVEKFPALRPTIVSRLVDTLKEVRAGKVYRGILWIIGEYSLEEKDIRDAWKGIRASLGEIPILASEQRLLDNMHSEEENKEQEQTNGHPKPAATSRKVNADGTYATETALTSQSAAAAKLEAVKASQKPPLRQLILDGDYYLASVLASTLTKLVMRYSEVGSAESRTNALKAEAMLIMISVIRVGQSQFVKAPIDEDSVDRIMSCVRSLAEFKQHKELETVYLEDTRKAFRAMVQVEEKKREAKAAHEKAKLAIQVDDVVSIRQLSKKNTGGGEDTVELDLERAAGGDSGAGEDLSGKLSRVVQLTGFSDPVYAEAYVKVHQFDIILDVLLVNQTTDTLQNLSVEFATLGDLKVVERPTSQSLGPHDFHNVQCTIKVSSTDTGVIFGNVVYEGAHSTDTNVVILNDLHVDIMDYIQPATCSETQFRTMWTEFEWENKVNINSKAKTLRDFLDQLMACTNMNCLTPEASLKGDCQFLSANLYARSVFGEDALANLSIEKEGEDGPITGFLRIRSRSQGLALSLGSLKGLNKIGSAA, from the coding sequence ATGTCCTTTCTCGAAAATGCATATACGTTAGTGAAGGACAACTCCATCGATGGCACACCGACATTGCAGGAGCTCAAGACACAGCTCGAGAAGGGCACCGATGAGTCCAAGCTCGATACCATGAGGCGCATCTTGACCATCATGCTCAATGGCGATCCTATGCCGCAATTGCTCATGCACATCATCCGATTCGTCATGCCGTCCAAGTCGAAGCCTCTAAAGAAGCTCCTCTATTTCTACTACGAGATCTGCCCGAAGCTTGATGCCCAAGGCAAGCTGAAGCAGGAGTATATTCTAGTATGCAACGGTATCCGGAACGACTTGCAACACCCGAACGAGTACATCCGCGGTAACACATTACGTTTCCTCTGCAAACTTCGCGAACCAGAGCTTCTCGagcccctcctctcctcagcCCGATCATGCCTCGAACATCGCCATGCCTACGTACGAAAGAACGCCGTCTTTGCCGTCGCATCCATCTTCCAACACTCGCCCTCCCTGATCCCCGATGCCGCAGACCTCATTGCCACATTCCTGGAAGGCGAGAGCGATCCCACATGCAAGAGGAACGGTTTTGCTGCGCTTGCCAGCATCGACCACGGCAAGGCGCTGGCGTACCTTAGCTCTGTCTTTGATGGCATCCCGAATGCAGAGGAACTCCTGCAGTTGGTTGAGCTCGAGTTCATCAGGAAGGACGCCATCCAGAACTCTCAGAACAAGACCAAATATCTGCACCTGATCTTTGACCTGCTGGAGTCCAACACATCCACCGTCGTCTACGAAGCTGCTTCTTCGTTGACGGCCCTTACCAACAACCCTGTGGCCGTCAAGGCTGCCGCCAGCAAATTCATTGAGCTTGCCATCAAGGAGGCCGACAACAATGTTAAGCTTATCGTGCTGGATCGCGTCGACCAGCTCCGCCAAAGAAACGAGGGCATCTTGGACGACTTGATCATGGAGATTTTGCGCGTTCTTTCCAGCCCGGATATTGATGTGCGCAAGAAGGCCCTCGAGATTGCGCTGGAGATGGTTTCCAGCAAGaatgttgaggaggttgtccTGCTCCTCAAGAAGGAGCTGTCCAAGACTGTCGACCAAGAATACGAGAAGAACAGTGAGTATCGCCAACTGCTTATCCACTCTATTCACCAGTGCGCCGTCAAGTTCTCCGAGGTGGCCGCCAGCGTTGTGGAGCTTTTGATGGAGTTTATTGCCGACTTCAACAATGCCTCCGCCGTCGATGTCATCAACTTTGTCAAGGAGGTCGTGGAGAAATTCCCAGCGCTGCGCCCAACCATTGTGTCCAGGCTAGTCGACACCCTGAAGGAGGTCCGTGCCGGCAAGGTATACCGGGGCATTCTGTGGATCATTGGCGAGTACTCtcttgaggagaaggataTCCGTGATGCCTGGAAAGGCATCAGGGCTAGCTTGGGTGAAATCCCCATCTTGGCTTCCGAGCAACGGTTGCTGGATAACATGCacagcgaggaggagaacaaggaacaggagcagaCCAATGGACACCCCAAGCCGGCCGCCACTTCGCGCAAGGTTAACGCTGATGGCACATATGCGACTGAGACTGCCCTTACCAGCCAgtctgccgctgctgccaagcTCGAAGCTGTCAAGGCCTCTCAAAAACCACCTCTTCGCCAGCTCATTCTCGATGGCGATTACTATCTCGCCAGCGTCCTTGCCTCGACTCTCACAAAGTTGGTCATGCGCTACTCGGAAGTTGGCTCGGCCGAGTCTCGCACCAATGCCCTCAAGGCAGAGGCTATGCTTATCATGATTTCCGTCATCCGTGTTGGTCAATCCCAATTCGTCAAGGCTCCCATTGATGAGGACTCGGTTGACCGCATCATGAGCTGTGTGCGCTCGCTTGCCGAGTTCAAGCAGCACAAGGAGCTCGAAACTGTCTACCTCGAAGACACCCGCAAGGCCTTCCGCGCCATGGTCCAagtcgaggagaagaagcgcgaggccaaggctgctcACGAGAAGGCCAAGTTGGCCATTCAGGTTGACGATGTGGTCTCTATCCGTCAGCTCTCCAAGAAGAACACCGGCGGTGGCGAGGACACAGTTGAGCTTGACCTTGAGCGCGCCGCTGGCGGTGACAGCGGTGCGGGCGAGGATTTGTCGGGGAAGCTCAGCCGTGTGGTTCAGCTCACCGGTTTTTCCGACCCTGTCTACGCGGAAGCCTATGTCAAGGTGCACCAATTCGACATCATTCTTgacgtcctcctcgtcaatcAGACAACCGACACGCTCCAGAACCTCTCGGTTGAGTTTGCCACTCTCGGTGACCTCAAGGTGGTTGAGAGACCAACAAGCCAGTCCCTCGGCCCCCACGACTTCCACAACGTGCAGTGCACCATCAAGGTCTCGTCCACCGACACGGGTGTCATTTTCGGCAATGTTGTCTACGAGGGCGCCCACTCCACCGACACGAACGTCGTTATTCTGAATGACCTGCACGTTGACATTATGGACTACATCCAGCCTGCCACGTGCAGCGAGACACAGTTCAGGACCATGTGGACCGAGTTTGAGTGGGAGAACAAGGTTaacatcaacagcaaggCCAAGACGCTGAGGGACTTTTTGGACCAGCTGATGGCATGCACGAATATGAACTGCCTGACGCCCGAGGCGAGCTTGAAGGGGGATTGCCAGTTTTTGAGCG
- a CDS encoding hypothetical protein (BUSCO:EOG09265313; EggNog:ENOG503Q39P; COG:S) — translation MSPNPYLLAADNPQALLELLRENPSIAVSQDEHGYSLVHAATSYNHFDLLRSLINEFKVPVDIKDEDGETALFVVETVEAARILVEELKLDTKITNDEGQTAREKIEAEEEFPEVAEYLAGLEGANGVANGTELPPAPQGLRVTVGTMDEAEAGEQQPDPEFRRRIEELAARDDIHTPEGQAALRQLVEEAIGGEGLAEERSVRPRQD, via the coding sequence ATGTCCCCTAACCCCtacctcctcgccgccgacaacCCGCAGgccctccttgagctcctccgcGAGAACCCCTCCATTGCCGTGAGCCAGGACGAGCACGGATACTCTCTCGTACACGCTGCCACCAGCTACAACCATTTCGACCTCCTCCGGAGCTTGATCAACGAATTCAAGGTCCCAGTCGATATCAAAGACGAAGATGGTGAAACAGCCTTGTTTGTGGTTGAGACAGTGGAAGCAGCTCGCATCCTAGTCGAAGAGCTGAAGCTCGACACCAAGATCACAAACGACGAAGGCCAAACCGCCAGAGAAAAGAtcgaggctgaagaagaattCCCAGAGGTTGCCGAGTATCTCGCTGGTTTAGAGGGCGCCAACGGGGTAGCTAATGGCACAGAATTGCCGCCTGCGCCCCAAGGGTTGAGGGTTACTGTTGGTACAATGGATGAGGCCGAGGCGGGcgaacaacaaccagaccCTGAGTTCAGGAGAAGGATAGAGGAGCTGGCCGCCAGAGACGATATCCACACACCTGAGGGCCAAGCAGCTTTGCGCCAGcttgttgaggaagccattggtggagagggcctGGCTGAGGAGAGAAGTGTCCGCCCGAGACAGGACTAA